The genomic region AATAATTGTCATGGGTCATGGGTCGTTTGTAGTTATTCTCCCTTGTCCTCCTTGTCTTCCTTGTCCTCCTTGTCCTTCTCGTCCCTGACTCCCGACTCCCGACTCCCGACTCCCGACAAAAAGCGATCGCCTATCCGCACCATTATAGAATTGGGGTAAAATGATACGATCTATAAAGTTTATCTCAAGACCGATAGCCGAAACACTGTACAATTGACAAATTTTGTCCATCCAAAAGGCTAGTATTTGAGTTCTAGCGTCCCACCAGTATGAGCTGATGGCAAAATCAAAACTCACAAATTAAACTTCCTAGAAATCCTCAAGTTCTCCTGACCTACCATGCTAAAAACCTTGCTGGGCGACCCCAACGCTCGTAAGCTCAAAAAATATCAGCCTTACGTCACAGAAATTAATTTATTAGAAGAAGACATTAAAGCTCTCCCTGACGAGCAACTAATTGGTAAGACAGCAGAGTTTAAACAGCGCCTGGAAAAAGGTGAAAACTTGGATGACATTCTGCCAGAAGCATTTGCTGTCGTGCGCGAGGCAGGACGCAGAGTATTGGGAATGCGGCACTTTGACGTACAGTTACTAGGTGGTATTATCCTGCACCAAGGTCAAATTGCCGAGATGAAAACGGGTGAGGGTAAGACCTTAGTAGCTACCCTGCCATCTTACCTCAATGCATTGACTGGTAAAGGAGCGCACGTAGTCACCGTCAACGATTACCTGGCAAAGCGGGACGCTGAATGGATGGGTCAAGTGCATCGTTTCTTGGGGTTGAGCGTCGGACTGATTCAGCAAAGCATGACCCCAGACGAGCGCAAGCGCAATTATGCCTGCGATATTACCTATGTCACCAATAGTGAGGTAGGTTTTGACTATCTGCGGGACAACATGGCTACCCACATGGATGATGTCGTGCAGCGTCCCTTCAACTTCTGCGTCATTGACGAAGTAGACTCAATTCTCATTGACGAAGCACGCACGCCCCTGATTATCTCTGGACAAGTAGAAAAACCGACAGAAAAATATATCCGTGCCTCTCAAATTGCCGCTGCCTTGCAAAAAGACGAGCATTACGAAGTTGATGAAAAAGCGCGGAACGTGCTACTAACAGATGAGGGTTTTGCTGCTGCCGAAGAATTGTTGGGAGTTACTGATTTATTCAATCCCGAAGATCCTTGGGCGCATTTCGTTTTTAACGCCCTCAAAGCTAAAGAATTATTCCTCAGGGATGTAAACTACATCGTTCGCGAAGATGAGATAGTCATCGTAGATGAGTTTACCGGACGGGTGCTACCAGGCAGACGCTGGAGTGACGGGTTGCACCAAGCTATTGAAGCCAAGGAAAGGGTAGAAATTCAACCGGAAACTCAAACTTTAGCCACGATTACCTACCAAAACCTATTTCTGCTCTATCCAAAACTGTCGGGGATGACAGGGACGGCAAAAACAGAACAGGCAGAGTTTGAGAAGATTTACAAACTCGAAGTTGCGAGTATTCCTACCAATAGAACGACAAAACGGCGAGACTTATCTGATGTAGTTTACAAGAATGAGGCAGGTAAGTGGCGGGCGATCGCTCAAGAATGTGCCGAGATGCACGAAAAAGGTCGCCCTGTCCTAGTCGGTACGACTAGCGTGGAAAACTCTGAAGTTCTCAGTCGGCTGCTCAACCAGTTAGAAATCCCATATAACCTGCTCAACGCTAGACCGGAAAACGTCGAACGGGAATCGGAGATTATCGCCCAAGCAGGTAGAAAAGGGGCTGTTACGATTGCTACCAACATGGCAGGACGAGGTACGGATATCATCCTGGGTGGTAATGCCGATTATATGGCACGCCTGAAACTGCGGGAATACTTCATGCCGCGGATCGTGATGCCAGAGGATGAAGACGTATTTGCCGTACAACGGGCGGCTGGTTTACCTACAGGTAGTAGTAGCGGTCAAGGTTTTGTCCCTGGTAAGAAGGTCAAGACCTGGAAAGCATCGCCTCAAATTTATCCTGTCGGGTTATCGCGAGAAACC from Chroococcidiopsis sp. SAG 2025 harbors:
- the secA gene encoding preprotein translocase subunit SecA; this translates as MLKTLLGDPNARKLKKYQPYVTEINLLEEDIKALPDEQLIGKTAEFKQRLEKGENLDDILPEAFAVVREAGRRVLGMRHFDVQLLGGIILHQGQIAEMKTGEGKTLVATLPSYLNALTGKGAHVVTVNDYLAKRDAEWMGQVHRFLGLSVGLIQQSMTPDERKRNYACDITYVTNSEVGFDYLRDNMATHMDDVVQRPFNFCVIDEVDSILIDEARTPLIISGQVEKPTEKYIRASQIAAALQKDEHYEVDEKARNVLLTDEGFAAAEELLGVTDLFNPEDPWAHFVFNALKAKELFLRDVNYIVREDEIVIVDEFTGRVLPGRRWSDGLHQAIEAKERVEIQPETQTLATITYQNLFLLYPKLSGMTGTAKTEQAEFEKIYKLEVASIPTNRTTKRRDLSDVVYKNEAGKWRAIAQECAEMHEKGRPVLVGTTSVENSEVLSRLLNQLEIPYNLLNARPENVERESEIIAQAGRKGAVTIATNMAGRGTDIILGGNADYMARLKLREYFMPRIVMPEDEDVFAVQRAAGLPTGSSSGQGFVPGKKVKTWKASPQIYPVGLSRETEQMLKAAVEVAAQEYGERSLSELEAEDKVAVASEKAPTDDVVIQRLREVYNQIKHEYEQFTTREHDEVVGLGGLHVIGTERHESRRIDNQLRGRAGRQGDPGSTRFFLSLEDNLLRIFGGDRVAGLMQAFNVEEDMPIESGLLTRSLEGAQRKVETYYYDIRKQVFEYDEVMNKQRRAIYAERRRVLEGQDLKEQVLKYAEQTMNEIVDYYINPDLPSEDWDIPKLVSKVKEFVYLLADLEPEQMEDLTVSDIKTFLHEQVRIAYDIKEAEIEQIRPGLMRQAERFFILQQIDSLWREHLQQMDGLRESVGLRGYGQKDPLIEYKTEGFEMFLDMMTNIRRNVVYSLFQFQPQIEPPVTAQSEMV